The Chroococcidiopsis sp. TS-821 genome includes a region encoding these proteins:
- a CDS encoding PRC-barrel domain-containing protein has protein sequence MTSEQIIRRSDILNTQVIAKDNGKRLGVINQLWVDIDRREVVAMGLRDNLIAFAGVPRYMYLNSVNQIGDVILVDNEDVIEDIDVDVYSTLINCEVITETGELLGRVRNFKFNAETGILTSLIIASLGIPQIPDQVISTYEISIDEVVSSGPNRIIVFEGAEERVVQLTVGLLERLGIGKAPWEREEEEAYFTPTAKPENQLGTGVPLQAPVKPMRATQPVEETWDEDDYEYETLQPAPRQQQRYQQQYESIQYEEEEYEDNWSEATPSDRYSEPRRYEEPPRYVEPEPYREPDYVEYEDDITRDAWADDEPKPVNIPKKIKQPEYEEEDRY, from the coding sequence ATGACCTCTGAACAGATTATTAGGCGTTCCGACATCTTGAACACCCAAGTGATCGCTAAAGACAATGGTAAGCGGCTAGGTGTGATCAATCAGCTATGGGTGGATATTGACCGACGAGAGGTTGTAGCCATGGGCTTGCGAGACAACCTGATTGCGTTTGCCGGTGTTCCGCGCTATATGTACCTCAACAGCGTTAATCAAATTGGCGACGTTATTTTAGTGGATAACGAGGATGTCATCGAAGATATTGATGTTGACGTCTATAGCACTTTGATTAATTGTGAAGTCATCACGGAAACCGGCGAACTGTTGGGAAGAGTACGCAACTTCAAATTCAACGCGGAAACAGGTATCCTCACTTCACTGATTATTGCTTCGTTAGGTATACCTCAAATTCCCGATCAAGTAATCAGTACCTACGAAATTTCGATTGACGAAGTTGTCAGTAGTGGTCCAAATCGGATTATTGTATTTGAAGGTGCTGAAGAACGCGTCGTGCAGCTAACTGTGGGTTTACTTGAGCGTCTTGGTATTGGTAAAGCCCCATGGGAACGCGAAGAGGAAGAAGCTTACTTTACGCCTACTGCTAAACCAGAAAATCAACTGGGAACCGGCGTACCGTTGCAAGCGCCAGTGAAACCGATGCGGGCGACGCAACCTGTTGAAGAAACGTGGGATGAAGACGATTACGAATACGAAACGCTGCAACCTGCACCCAGACAACAGCAGCGCTACCAACAGCAGTATGAATCAATTCAGTACGAGGAAGAAGAATACGAGGATAACTGGAGCGAAGCAACTCCTAGCGATCGCTATTCAGAACCGAGAAGATACGAGGAACCACCCCGCTACGTTGAACCTGAACCTTATCGAGAACCTGATTACGTTGAGTACGAAGACGATATTACCCGCGATGCGTGGGCAGATGACGAGCCAAAGCCTGTGAATATTCCCAAAAAAATCAAGCAACCAGAGTACGAAGAAGAAGATCGTTACTAA
- a CDS encoding phosphatidylserine/phosphatidylglycerophosphate/cardiolipin synthase family protein: MAKRNIFAWLVGGLTGVALFAFLFLYLRGAFRPEPEYKITASPTIEDPRFPLSIVSLTNALPTYGRMTGFWDNVDDIYAARNAAIRSAQRSIRFETYFMTPGRRADEFAAALIERAQAGVEVQMLIDDFGTNSLPDEYWQRLRNAGVEVRFFRQFDWRAPLKYNSRTHRKLLIIDSQQVLIGGAGVSDDWDGDPDIGDTAPWLEFEVSYEGQVASLLEGNFFQNWAYTGGELNLGPDTIPAKPNEGAPLFVTNDTSTLSESTIRLLFQISFLGAKERVWIGSPYFIPEANTRQALIQAKQNGVDVRVLTMSSRNDKPIVRYAARENYEELLAAGIQICEYQPSMMHAKLALVDSSWVSTGSANFDPRSYFHNDELNISTQKPELIENVATFFEDAIAKSHCLTYAEWQQRPLTERVMGQLGLIAKPLL, from the coding sequence ATGGCAAAAAGGAATATATTTGCCTGGTTGGTAGGCGGTCTTACTGGGGTAGCATTATTTGCATTTCTCTTTCTTTATCTGCGTGGGGCATTTCGTCCTGAACCAGAATACAAGATTACTGCAAGTCCTACGATTGAAGATCCGCGCTTTCCGCTATCAATAGTGAGTTTGACCAACGCGTTACCTACGTATGGTCGCATGACAGGTTTTTGGGACAACGTAGACGACATTTATGCTGCACGTAACGCGGCGATTCGTAGTGCGCAACGTTCAATTCGATTTGAAACCTATTTTATGACTCCTGGTCGTCGTGCAGACGAATTTGCTGCAGCACTCATCGAACGCGCGCAAGCAGGCGTAGAAGTTCAAATGCTAATCGATGACTTTGGCACTAATTCGCTACCTGATGAATATTGGCAGCGATTGCGCAATGCAGGCGTAGAAGTCCGTTTTTTCCGGCAATTTGATTGGCGAGCACCACTCAAATATAATTCACGAACACACCGGAAATTACTTATTATTGATAGCCAGCAAGTCTTAATTGGCGGTGCAGGAGTTTCAGATGACTGGGATGGCGATCCTGATATTGGAGATACAGCACCTTGGTTAGAATTTGAGGTGAGCTACGAAGGGCAGGTGGCAAGTTTATTAGAAGGTAACTTCTTTCAAAACTGGGCATATACAGGCGGTGAACTCAACCTCGGACCAGACACAATCCCAGCTAAACCAAATGAAGGTGCCCCTTTATTTGTTACCAATGATACTTCCACGTTAAGCGAATCTACGATAAGACTTTTATTCCAGATAAGTTTTTTAGGTGCGAAAGAGCGTGTTTGGATTGGAAGTCCTTACTTTATTCCGGAAGCAAACACTCGTCAGGCACTCATTCAAGCAAAACAGAATGGAGTCGACGTGCGCGTGCTGACAATGAGTAGTAGAAATGATAAACCCATAGTACGTTATGCAGCGCGTGAGAACTACGAAGAACTACTAGCAGCAGGAATACAAATTTGTGAATATCAACCGAGTATGATGCACGCCAAGTTAGCACTCGTTGATAGCAGTTGGGTAAGTACCGGTAGTGCAAATTTTGACCCACGTAGCTACTTTCACAATGATGAATTAAATATCTCTACGCAAAAACCAGAATTAATTGAGAACGTAGCAACCTTTTTTGAAGATGCCATAGCAAAGAGTCACTGTTTAACTTACGCTGAGTGGCAACAAAGACCTCTGACAGAAAGAGTTATGGGTCAATTGGGTCTTATTGCCAAGCCATTGCTGTAA
- a CDS encoding orange carotenoid protein N-terminal domain-containing protein, which yields MTYATDDTTKKTVEAFQQFDADTQLGLLWFGYKDIKEQLQPANETSAQDTAEALFNQIQSLPQEEQLQAQRDIVNRADNDISRAYSSLSSSGKLDLWLRLAQGMDKGTVIQVPSDYELPAETNDFANMVKQLDFEQRIDFMRSAVVEMGAK from the coding sequence ATGACATACGCTACTGATGACACAACAAAAAAAACTGTAGAGGCATTTCAACAGTTTGATGCCGATACCCAATTAGGCTTGTTGTGGTTTGGTTATAAAGACATTAAAGAGCAACTTCAGCCAGCGAATGAAACTTCTGCTCAAGATACTGCCGAAGCCTTATTTAATCAAATTCAGTCTTTGCCGCAAGAAGAGCAGCTACAGGCGCAGCGCGATATTGTAAATCGAGCCGACAACGATATTAGCCGCGCGTATAGTTCCCTCAGTTCGAGTGGTAAGCTTGATTTATGGTTGCGCTTGGCACAAGGTATGGATAAAGGTACAGTGATTCAAGTACCATCAGACTACGAATTGCCTGCTGAAACGAACGATTTTGCAAACATGGTGAAACAACTTGATTTTGAGCAGCGCATTGACTTTATGCGAAGTGCGGTAGTAGAAATGGGAGCTAAGTAA